A single Micromonospora sp. CCTCC AA 2012012 DNA region contains:
- a CDS encoding YbaB/EbfC family nucleoid-associated protein has protein sequence MQQMLKQAQKMQQQIAKAQAELAEAELTGTAGGGLVTATVAGTGELKAIKIDAKAVDPEDVETLEDLVVAAVHNAAEAARELTEKKMGPVSGGMGGLGLPGF, from the coding sequence ATGCAGCAGATGCTGAAGCAGGCGCAGAAGATGCAGCAGCAGATCGCCAAGGCCCAGGCCGAGCTGGCCGAGGCGGAGCTGACCGGGACCGCCGGTGGCGGGCTGGTCACCGCGACGGTCGCCGGCACCGGCGAACTGAAGGCGATCAAGATCGACGCGAAGGCGGTCGACCCGGAGGACGTGGAGACCCTGGAGGACCTGGTCGTCGCGGCCGTGCACAACGCCGCCGAGGCGGCCCGGGAGCTGACCGAGAAGAAGATGGGCCCGGTCAGCGGCGGCATGGGCGGCCTCGGCCTGCCCGGTTTCTGA
- the recR gene encoding recombination mediator RecR, protein MYEGAIQDLIDELGRLPGVGPKSAQRIAFHVLSADPADVNRLAGALRKVKELVRFCTTCYNVAESEQCRICRDPRRTDEVLCVVEEPKDVVAIERTGEFRGRYHVLGGAINPLEGIGPDNLRIRELMTRLSGGTVRELILATDPNTEGEATATYLALMVKPMGISVTRLASGLPVGGDLEYADEITLGRAFEGRRAV, encoded by the coding sequence ATGTACGAGGGTGCCATCCAGGACCTGATCGACGAGCTGGGACGGCTGCCGGGCGTCGGCCCGAAGAGCGCCCAGCGGATCGCCTTCCACGTCCTGTCGGCGGATCCGGCCGACGTCAACCGGCTGGCCGGCGCGCTGCGCAAGGTCAAGGAGCTGGTGCGCTTCTGCACCACCTGCTACAACGTGGCGGAGTCGGAGCAGTGCCGGATCTGCCGCGACCCCCGCCGTACGGACGAGGTGCTCTGTGTGGTCGAGGAGCCGAAGGACGTCGTGGCGATCGAGCGGACCGGTGAGTTCCGCGGGCGCTACCACGTGCTCGGTGGCGCGATCAATCCGCTGGAGGGGATCGGGCCGGACAACCTGCGCATCCGGGAGCTGATGACCCGGCTGAGCGGCGGCACGGTACGCGAGTTGATCCTGGCCACCGACCCGAACACCGAGGGCGAGGCGACCGCCACCTATCTGGCCCTGATGGTCAAGCCGATGGGCATCTCGGTGACCCGGCTGGCCAGCGGCCTGCCGGTCGGCGGTGACCTGGAGTACGCCGACGAGATCACCCTGGGTCGGGCGTTCGAGGGCCGGCGGGCCGTCTGA
- a CDS encoding ABC transporter substrate-binding protein, producing MQAGRLKAAVALAAVAALAVGASGCAKSERDGDSGGAKTGGTFVFAGTSNPKNFDPIFNDDGESFRPIRQMYDTLVQNKPGTADLVGALAEKWEHDESGKVWTFHLRKGVKFHDGTDFNAAAVCFNFDRWYNMKGAAAQSQMIYYSDTFGGFAKNEAEGVGKPVYNKCEAKDDGTAVITMNQYKGAFPGAFALTALSIASPDALKKYDADTVKQNGDSFEYSAFANEHPVGTGPFKFGGWDKAKNEITLERNPDYWGEKAKVDKLVIKVIPDENTRKQELRAGTVQGIDFPAPADRKALSGEGFQVLDRPAFNILYLGINQKNPKLKDLRVRQAIAYALNRQQLVQTKGPGGTKVADEFMPDTVAGYANDVQKYEYNPEKAKQLLKEAGAEGLTLNFYYPTDVTRPYMPNPQEIFTVLANDLQAVGIKVNGVARPWNGGYKDDIQQFGKQDLHLLGWTGDYNDPGNFVGTFFGRGKVEFGDQAMTEMFDAISKADATVDDAGKKAAWEQVNRDIASKWLPAVPIWHAPPAIVVAKNVKGLVASPLTDERFNTVSVS from the coding sequence ATGCAGGCAGGCAGGCTCAAGGCGGCTGTGGCCCTCGCGGCCGTTGCCGCTCTGGCGGTCGGGGCGTCCGGCTGCGCGAAGAGCGAGCGTGACGGGGACAGCGGTGGAGCCAAGACTGGCGGCACCTTCGTCTTCGCGGGCACCAGCAACCCCAAGAACTTCGACCCGATCTTCAACGATGACGGTGAGTCGTTCCGGCCGATCCGGCAGATGTACGACACGCTGGTGCAGAACAAGCCGGGCACGGCGGACCTCGTCGGCGCCCTCGCGGAGAAGTGGGAGCACGACGAGAGCGGCAAGGTCTGGACCTTCCACCTGCGCAAGGGTGTGAAGTTCCACGACGGCACCGACTTCAACGCCGCAGCGGTCTGCTTCAACTTCGACCGCTGGTACAACATGAAGGGCGCCGCCGCCCAGTCGCAGATGATCTACTACTCGGACACGTTCGGCGGGTTCGCCAAGAACGAGGCCGAGGGCGTCGGCAAGCCGGTCTACAACAAGTGCGAGGCCAAGGACGACGGCACCGCCGTCATCACGATGAACCAGTACAAGGGCGCCTTCCCCGGTGCCTTCGCGCTGACCGCCCTCTCGATCGCCAGCCCGGACGCGCTGAAGAAGTACGACGCCGACACGGTCAAGCAGAACGGCGACTCCTTCGAGTACAGCGCCTTCGCCAACGAGCACCCGGTCGGCACCGGCCCGTTCAAGTTCGGCGGCTGGGACAAGGCCAAGAACGAGATCACCCTGGAGCGCAACCCCGACTACTGGGGCGAGAAGGCCAAGGTCGACAAGCTGGTCATCAAGGTCATCCCGGACGAGAACACCCGCAAGCAGGAGCTGCGCGCGGGCACCGTCCAGGGCATCGACTTCCCCGCCCCGGCCGACCGCAAGGCGCTCTCCGGTGAGGGCTTCCAGGTCCTCGACCGGCCGGCGTTCAACATCCTCTACCTGGGCATCAACCAGAAGAACCCGAAGCTGAAGGACCTGCGGGTGCGCCAGGCGATCGCCTACGCCCTCAACCGTCAGCAGCTCGTCCAGACCAAGGGCCCGGGCGGCACCAAGGTCGCCGACGAGTTCATGCCCGACACCGTGGCCGGCTACGCCAACGACGTGCAGAAGTACGAGTACAACCCGGAGAAGGCGAAGCAGCTGCTGAAGGAGGCCGGGGCCGAGGGTCTGACCCTGAACTTCTACTACCCGACCGACGTCACCCGGCCGTACATGCCGAACCCGCAGGAGATCTTCACCGTCCTCGCCAACGACCTCCAGGCCGTCGGCATCAAGGTCAACGGTGTGGCCCGCCCGTGGAACGGTGGCTACAAGGACGACATCCAGCAGTTCGGCAAGCAGGACCTGCACCTGCTCGGTTGGACCGGCGACTACAACGACCCGGGCAACTTCGTCGGCACCTTCTTCGGTCGCGGCAAGGTCGAGTTCGGTGACCAGGCGATGACCGAGATGTTCGACGCGATCTCCAAGGCCGACGCCACCGTCGACGACGCCGGCAAGAAGGCCGCGTGGGAGCAGGTCAACCGGGACATCGCCAGCAAGTGGCTGCCGGCCGTCCCGATCTGGCACGCCCCGCCGGCCATCGTGGTCGCCAAGAACGTCAAGGGTCTGGTTGCCAGCCCGCTGACCGACGAGCGCTTCAACACGGTCAGCGTCTCCTGA
- a CDS encoding ABC transporter permease has protein sequence MLRVIVRRLLQLVVTLMALSALIFIWLRNLPGGPIEALLGERATPERRALLTKALGYDQPILVQYGKFMQRVLTGDFGNSIRSGDAVTEVIGRAFPATIELAVAALIIAIGLGVPLGYLAARYHGRLLDNLSIAGTLLGISIPIFFLGYLLKDVFTQNIHWFPPSGRLSTGLDNTEITGFFVLDGLLTREFDATADALWHLVLPAVTLATIPLAVIVRITRASVLDVLNEDYVRTAEAKGLRHKTIRGRHILRNALLPVVTTIGLQTGALLSGAVLTEKVYNWGGLGTLIYDSISGGRDYPVLQALILLAALVFVVVNLLVDVSYAFIDPRVRVR, from the coding sequence ATGTTGCGAGTCATAGTCCGCCGCCTGCTCCAGCTGGTGGTGACCCTGATGGCGCTGTCCGCGCTCATCTTCATCTGGCTGCGGAACCTGCCCGGCGGCCCGATCGAGGCGCTGCTCGGTGAGCGCGCCACCCCCGAGCGGCGCGCGCTGCTGACCAAGGCGCTCGGCTACGACCAGCCGATCCTGGTCCAGTACGGCAAGTTCATGCAACGGGTCCTGACCGGCGACTTCGGCAACTCCATCCGCTCCGGCGACGCCGTCACCGAGGTGATCGGCCGCGCCTTCCCGGCCACCATCGAGCTGGCGGTGGCCGCCCTGATCATCGCGATCGGGCTCGGCGTGCCGCTCGGCTATCTCGCCGCCCGGTACCACGGGCGGCTGCTGGACAACCTGAGCATCGCGGGCACCCTGCTCGGCATCTCGATCCCCATCTTCTTCCTGGGCTATCTGCTCAAGGACGTCTTCACCCAGAACATCCACTGGTTCCCGCCCTCGGGGCGGCTCAGCACCGGTCTGGACAACACCGAGATCACCGGGTTCTTCGTCCTCGACGGGCTGCTGACCCGGGAGTTCGACGCCACCGCCGACGCGCTCTGGCACCTGGTCCTGCCGGCGGTCACGCTCGCCACCATCCCGCTGGCGGTGATCGTCCGGATCACCCGGGCCAGCGTGCTGGACGTGCTCAACGAGGACTACGTCCGGACGGCCGAGGCCAAGGGCCTGCGGCACAAGACCATCCGGGGCCGGCACATCCTGCGCAACGCCCTGCTGCCGGTGGTCACCACGATCGGTCTGCAGACCGGCGCGCTGCTCTCCGGCGCGGTGCTCACCGAGAAGGTCTACAACTGGGGCGGCCTCGGCACCCTGATCTACGACTCGATCAGCGGTGGCCGGGACTACCCGGTGCTCCAGGCGCTGATCCTGCTGGCCGCACTGGTCTTCGTGGTGGTCAACCTCCTGGTCGACGTCTCCTACGCCTTCATCGACCCGAGGGTGCGTGTGCGATGA
- a CDS encoding ABC transporter permease — translation MSDPITRPNVPTPRDESGLPESDLTPADGPGVEEKREGVTPRNIALLGERKKERLDALARASADKGGVSLVRDAFRRLRRNPVAIVGASIVALFVLIAIFAPLLAPHDPAQRFDELTRNLTVDNIPGATGDFPLGSDPLGRDFLSRMIYGSQQTLFVGVVATMIGLALGVLIGALAGAFGGWVDNILMRFTDVMLALPALLLAISLVAMASRSSQWTVIFAVAIVNVPIFARLLRGSMLAQRESDHVLAARALGVKQRSIVLRHMLPNAMTAVIVQATLTLSTAILEAASLSFLGLGDPDINRAEWGLMLGVDGQRYFEVRPELAYYPAAAIIIVALGFTLLGEAMREAIDPKNRR, via the coding sequence ATGAGCGACCCGATCACCCGGCCCAACGTGCCGACTCCGCGGGACGAATCCGGCCTGCCCGAGTCCGACCTGACTCCGGCCGACGGGCCGGGCGTCGAGGAGAAGCGCGAGGGCGTGACGCCGCGCAACATCGCGCTGCTCGGCGAGCGGAAGAAGGAGCGGCTGGACGCGCTGGCCCGGGCCAGCGCTGACAAGGGGGGCGTGAGCCTCGTCCGGGACGCGTTCCGCCGGCTGCGGCGCAACCCGGTCGCCATCGTCGGCGCGTCGATCGTCGCGCTCTTCGTCCTGATCGCGATCTTCGCGCCGCTGCTCGCGCCGCACGACCCGGCGCAGCGCTTCGACGAGCTGACCCGCAACCTGACTGTCGACAACATCCCCGGCGCCACCGGCGACTTCCCGCTCGGCTCCGACCCGCTCGGTCGTGACTTCCTCTCCCGCATGATCTACGGCAGCCAGCAGACGCTCTTCGTCGGCGTGGTGGCCACCATGATCGGTCTGGCCCTGGGCGTGCTGATCGGCGCGCTGGCCGGCGCCTTCGGCGGCTGGGTCGACAACATCCTGATGCGGTTCACCGACGTGATGCTGGCCCTGCCCGCCCTGCTGCTGGCGATCAGCCTGGTCGCCATGGCCAGCCGGTCCAGCCAGTGGACGGTCATCTTCGCGGTGGCGATCGTCAACGTGCCGATCTTCGCCCGGCTGCTGCGCGGCTCGATGCTGGCCCAGCGGGAGAGCGACCACGTGCTGGCCGCCCGGGCGCTCGGCGTGAAGCAGCGGTCCATCGTGCTGCGGCACATGCTGCCCAACGCGATGACCGCGGTGATCGTGCAGGCCACGCTCACCCTCTCCACCGCCATCCTGGAGGCGGCGTCGCTCTCCTTCCTCGGCCTCGGCGACCCGGACATCAACCGCGCCGAGTGGGGCCTGATGCTCGGCGTGGACGGTCAGCGGTACTTCGAGGTCCGGCCCGAGCTGGCCTACTACCCGGCTGCCGCGATCATCATCGTCGCGCTCGGCTTCACCCTGCTCGGTGAGGCGATGCGCGAGGCGATCGACCCGAAGAACCGGCGGTGA
- a CDS encoding ABC transporter ATP-binding protein: protein MSLLDVRDLSVVFQRRGERPFTAVDKVSFSVEPGQTVGLVGESGCGKSVTSLAIMGLLPKRGNKVTGEVSFDGTDLLRLRPDDLRDRRGRDIGMIFQDPLSSLNPVVPIGVQVAEVLERHRGMKRSAALKESRELLDAVGIPDPMRRLKEYPHQISGGMRQRALIAIALACKPRLLIADEPTTALDVTIQAQILTLLKQLVDETGTALIMITHDLGVVAGLCDTVNVLYGGKVVERAARHDLFAQPRHPYTHGLLNSVPRLDSPRGERLHAIRGSVADNIPWGEGCAFAPRCDNVVDACLEGTPPLEPTATGGDLRCNNPVSEEVAVA from the coding sequence ATGAGCCTGCTCGACGTACGCGATCTGAGCGTGGTGTTCCAGCGACGCGGTGAGCGGCCGTTCACCGCGGTCGACAAGGTCAGTTTCAGTGTGGAGCCGGGCCAGACCGTGGGCCTGGTCGGCGAGTCCGGCTGCGGCAAGAGCGTGACCAGCTTGGCGATCATGGGCCTGCTGCCCAAGCGGGGCAACAAGGTCACCGGTGAGGTGAGCTTCGACGGCACCGACCTGCTGCGGCTGCGCCCCGACGACCTGCGGGACCGGCGGGGCCGGGACATCGGCATGATCTTCCAGGACCCGCTCTCCTCGCTGAACCCGGTCGTCCCGATCGGTGTCCAGGTCGCCGAGGTGCTGGAGCGGCACCGGGGCATGAAGCGCAGCGCCGCCCTCAAGGAGTCCCGGGAACTGCTCGACGCGGTCGGCATCCCCGACCCGATGCGGCGGCTCAAGGAATACCCGCACCAGATCTCCGGCGGCATGCGGCAGCGCGCCCTGATCGCCATCGCGCTGGCCTGCAAGCCGCGGCTGCTGATCGCCGACGAGCCGACCACCGCGCTGGACGTGACCATCCAGGCGCAGATCCTCACCCTGCTCAAGCAGCTGGTCGACGAGACCGGCACCGCCCTCATCATGATCACGCACGACCTGGGCGTGGTGGCCGGCCTCTGCGACACGGTCAACGTGCTCTACGGCGGCAAGGTCGTCGAGCGGGCCGCCCGGCACGACCTGTTCGCCCAGCCGCGCCACCCGTACACGCACGGGCTGCTCAACTCGGTGCCGCGGCTGGACTCGCCCCGGGGCGAGCGGCTGCACGCCATCCGCGGCTCGGTGGCCGACAACATCCCGTGGGGCGAGGGGTGCGCCTTCGCGCCCCGCTGCGACAACGTGGTGGACGCCTGCCTGGAGGGCACGCCCCCGCTCGAACCCACCGCGACCGGCGGCGACCTGCGCTGCAACAACCCTGTTTCGGAGGAGGTGGCGGTAGCGTGA